One window of Dyadobacter sandarakinus genomic DNA carries:
- a CDS encoding RNA polymerase sigma factor, producing MGRILALFSQEGQLVSALKRDDPKAQRQAYDKYSRRMLGLCYRYVCDDMIAEDLMVEGFMKVFSKIDQFSGEGSLEGWIRKIMVNEALGYLRKFKKIQESHLSDEAAYIADDSCANAEQNLDAQALLDLIATLPEGYRTVFNLYAIEGYAHQEIAEMLGVSESTSKSQLHRARALLQKLVSEWDMDFKKKVNYENASC from the coding sequence ATGGGGCGAATTTTAGCATTGTTTAGCCAGGAAGGTCAGCTTGTAAGCGCTTTGAAAAGGGACGATCCCAAAGCGCAGCGACAAGCCTATGACAAATACAGCCGGAGGATGCTGGGGCTTTGCTATCGCTATGTTTGTGATGATATGATTGCCGAGGACCTGATGGTAGAGGGGTTTATGAAGGTTTTCAGTAAGATAGATCAATTCAGTGGGGAAGGTAGTCTCGAAGGCTGGATACGCAAGATCATGGTTAACGAAGCACTGGGTTACCTCCGGAAGTTTAAGAAAATTCAGGAAAGCCACCTGTCTGACGAGGCAGCGTATATCGCTGATGATAGTTGTGCAAATGCGGAGCAAAATCTCGACGCACAAGCCCTCCTAGACCTTATTGCAACACTGCCCGAAGGTTACCGGACTGTTTTCAACCTTTATGCGATTGAAGGATATGCGCATCAGGAAATAGCAGAAATGCTGGGCGTGTCCGAAAGTACATCCAAGTCGCAGCTGCATCGGGCAAGAGCATTGTTACAAAAGCTGGTTAGTGAATGGGATATGGATTTTAAAAAAAAAGTAAACTATGAAAACGCATCCTGTTGA
- a CDS encoding DUF420 domain-containing protein, producing the protein MATLVLAKKPKYERIINILAIVIPLAVAVLLGIRQKVDLGAWTKVLPHVIGVINSLTAVLLIAGYVFVKQGKVAAHRQTMTGAFLLGAVFLVCYILYHVSNESTPYGGQGFIRPVYYFLLISHITLSIVVVWFVLRAVYFGYTNQITAHRKATKWALPIWLYVSISGVVVYLMISPYYS; encoded by the coding sequence ATGGCAACGCTGGTATTGGCAAAAAAACCTAAATACGAAAGGATAATCAACATTCTGGCCATTGTTATTCCACTGGCAGTAGCTGTGCTGCTCGGAATCAGGCAAAAGGTGGATCTCGGTGCCTGGACGAAGGTATTACCTCATGTTATCGGTGTTATTAATTCTTTAACTGCCGTATTGCTTATTGCAGGCTATGTATTTGTGAAACAGGGCAAGGTAGCAGCTCACCGACAAACGATGACAGGTGCTTTTCTTCTTGGAGCGGTTTTCCTGGTATGCTACATTCTGTACCACGTTTCCAATGAGTCTACACCTTATGGTGGTCAGGGCTTCATTCGCCCGGTCTACTACTTTCTACTGATATCGCACATCACGCTGTCCATCGTGGTGGTGTGGTTTGTATTACGTGCGGTGTACTTTGGTTATACTAACCAGATTACGGCGCATAGAAAAGCAACAAAATGGGCATTACCGATCTGGTTGTATGTCAGTATTTCCGGTGTAGTCGTTTATTTAATGATTAGTCCTTATTACTCATGA
- a CDS encoding cytochrome C oxidase subunit IV family protein, with protein MANVHHIHNQDPEAGAEQRKAIWKTFWILLVLTAVEFLIAFTLHHGTLKVAIFIVMTIVKAFYIVGEFMHLKHETKSLIWSILIPVIFVAWLILALLLEGNAIFKAVFD; from the coding sequence ATGGCTAACGTACATCATATACATAACCAGGATCCCGAAGCTGGCGCTGAACAAAGAAAAGCAATCTGGAAAACGTTCTGGATCTTGCTGGTACTAACTGCAGTTGAATTCTTGATTGCATTTACCCTGCATCACGGTACTTTGAAGGTTGCAATCTTCATTGTCATGACCATTGTGAAAGCGTTTTACATTGTCGGCGAATTCATGCACTTAAAACACGAGACAAAATCGCTGATATGGTCAATTCTGATTCCTGTGATTTTCGTTGCGTGGCTGATACTGGCACTACTTCTTGAAGGCAATGCCATATTCAAGGCGGTTTTCGATTAA
- a CDS encoding cytochrome c oxidase subunit 3, producing the protein MAANVTTPGAVEPKMWLGGIEPMKASYGKLMMWFFLISDTFTFSALLVAYGTARFSFPAFQGEAADFTFSNMYWPIPEKVYEAVPFLHGISLPLVFVGIMTFILIASSVTMVLAVEAGHRMDRASVEKYMLWTILGGFTFLGCQAWEWSHFIHGTDAGSVMKVIENGTWVNKTIFGANLTENQYGPPAFADFFFFITGFHGTHVFSGVILNILIFFRAATGFYDKRGSYEMVEKVGLYWHFVDLVWVFVFTFFYLV; encoded by the coding sequence ATGGCTGCAAATGTAACAACACCTGGCGCAGTAGAACCCAAGATGTGGTTGGGGGGTATTGAGCCGATGAAAGCAAGTTACGGTAAACTGATGATGTGGTTTTTCCTCATCTCGGATACATTTACCTTTTCCGCCTTGCTGGTTGCTTATGGCACAGCGCGGTTTAGCTTTCCTGCTTTTCAGGGTGAAGCAGCGGATTTTACATTTTCAAACATGTACTGGCCGATACCTGAAAAGGTATATGAAGCAGTGCCATTTCTTCATGGCATCTCACTCCCGCTGGTATTTGTCGGTATTATGACATTTATATTGATTGCAAGTAGCGTTACAATGGTACTTGCAGTAGAGGCAGGCCACAGGATGGATCGTGCAAGTGTTGAGAAATACATGTTGTGGACAATCCTCGGTGGTTTTACTTTCCTTGGATGCCAGGCCTGGGAGTGGTCCCACTTTATTCATGGTACAGACGCTGGTTCCGTAATGAAAGTGATTGAAAATGGAACTTGGGTCAACAAGACAATTTTTGGGGCTAACCTGACGGAGAATCAGTACGGTCCTCCTGCTTTTGCTGATTTCTTCTTCTTCATTACCGGCTTCCATGGAACGCACGTATTTAGTGGTGTTATTCTGAACATTCTTATATTCTTCCGTGCTGCTACCGGTTTTTACGATAAGAGAGGGAGCTATGAGATGGTAGAAAAAGTAGGACTCTACTGGCACTTCGTAGATTTGGTATGGGTATTTGTATTTACATTCTTTTACCTGGTTTAA
- a CDS encoding SCO family protein produces the protein MVIPAFVFAFLQFFGTNHYNLPYFVPERNEGGQVVMSKGDTVFRKLNVISLNNNLSSFELAGKLTVVHFLPQTCEDSCELVLAQLERIAVLENAIPELNLLTLTYSQENSDRIREKADVAGWHTLRGSEQDITSWLSSNVQDAEMPEKKLVLFDYQGYVRGLYNALDAAEIDRLMAEIKILNYEKRKKQEE, from the coding sequence TTGGTAATACCGGCTTTTGTTTTTGCATTCCTTCAGTTTTTTGGCACAAACCATTATAATCTACCCTACTTCGTACCAGAAAGAAATGAAGGCGGGCAGGTAGTGATGTCAAAGGGCGACACTGTATTCCGGAAGTTGAATGTCATAAGCCTTAACAACAATTTAAGCTCATTTGAGCTTGCAGGCAAACTGACGGTTGTCCATTTTCTCCCGCAGACCTGTGAAGATTCCTGCGAGTTGGTTTTGGCTCAACTTGAACGCATAGCAGTGTTAGAAAATGCAATTCCTGAGTTAAATTTGTTGACCTTAACATACTCACAGGAAAATAGCGATAGGATACGTGAGAAAGCTGATGTGGCTGGCTGGCATACACTCAGGGGATCGGAGCAGGATATTACGAGTTGGCTGAGTAGCAATGTGCAGGATGCTGAGATGCCTGAGAAGAAACTTGTGTTATTTGACTACCAGGGTTACGTAAGAGGCTTGTACAATGCATTGGATGCGGCTGAAATAGACCGGCTGATGGCTGAAATTAAGATTTTGAATTACGAAAAAAGAAAGAAGCAGGAGGAGTAA
- the cyoE gene encoding heme o synthase, with the protein MTSAEESLSLFSGVRGRLSVLFELLKFRLASLIAFSGAMGYCLGAKEVSGVKMVLFIIASIAITGAANIINQILEKDLDKLMKRTMSRPLPSGRISVEQAAAYAIILGVGSLAIFVTAFNLNTALISLLSLILYGFVYTPLKKVGPIAVFVGAFPGAFPPMIGWVAATNHFGLEPGILFAIQFFWQFPHFWAIAWVLDDDYRRAGFKLLPANGLKDSDTTLQIMIYTLFLLPVGWLPYELGMTGINSAFVASIFGILFLAQTFHLMRTCTDKTAKQLMFGSFIYLPIVQIAFLLDKL; encoded by the coding sequence TAAGTCTTTTTAGTGGAGTTAGGGGTAGGTTGAGTGTTCTGTTCGAGCTATTGAAGTTCAGATTAGCTTCATTAATTGCTTTTTCCGGCGCGATGGGTTACTGCCTCGGTGCAAAGGAAGTAAGCGGCGTAAAAATGGTGCTGTTTATCATTGCTTCAATCGCTATCACCGGTGCTGCTAATATCATTAATCAGATTCTTGAAAAGGATCTGGATAAATTGATGAAGCGGACGATGTCCAGACCCCTACCGAGTGGCCGGATCTCTGTCGAACAGGCTGCTGCTTACGCAATCATTTTGGGCGTGGGATCCTTGGCAATCTTCGTTACAGCTTTCAACCTGAATACTGCGCTCATATCGCTTCTTTCACTGATTCTGTATGGTTTTGTTTACACACCATTAAAGAAAGTCGGTCCGATTGCGGTGTTTGTTGGAGCATTCCCAGGGGCATTTCCTCCCATGATTGGTTGGGTGGCGGCTACAAACCACTTTGGTCTTGAACCGGGTATTCTGTTTGCCATTCAGTTCTTCTGGCAGTTTCCGCATTTCTGGGCTATCGCCTGGGTTCTGGATGATGATTATCGGAGAGCAGGCTTTAAGTTGCTGCCTGCAAATGGCCTCAAAGATTCAGATACAACGTTGCAGATTATGATTTACACGTTGTTTTTGCTTCCGGTTGGCTGGTTGCCATATGAGTTGGGAATGACGGGGATAAACTCTGCGTTCGTAGCTTCGATTTTCGGAATTCTATTTCTTGCGCAGACTTTCCATCTGATGCGTACCTGTACGGACAAGACTGCCAAGCAACTGATGTTCGGATCGTTTATATACCTGCCCATTGTGCAAATTGCGTTTTTGTTGGATAAATTGTGA
- a CDS encoding cytochrome c oxidase subunit 3 has protein sequence MESVQQLKSDRSPRETLSMDPIKFILWLFLVTIIMLFASQTSAYLVRRAEGNWLEFEMPQIFWYSTVVLALSSAAMQWAYFAAKKDRFRELKIAISITFVLGLAFLFMQFEGWKKLVEMNVYFVGNPSGSFFYVFTGLHGLHLISGIIVLMFSLAAAVRMNVHSKNLRKIEICVTYWHFLDILWIYLFVFLLTFK, from the coding sequence ATGGAAAGTGTTCAACAGTTAAAAAGTGATCGGAGTCCACGGGAGACATTGTCTATGGACCCGATTAAGTTCATACTTTGGTTGTTCCTCGTGACAATCATTATGCTTTTTGCGTCTCAAACCAGTGCTTACCTCGTAAGAAGAGCGGAAGGTAACTGGCTAGAATTTGAAATGCCTCAAATCTTCTGGTATAGTACTGTAGTGCTTGCTCTGAGTAGTGCAGCTATGCAATGGGCGTATTTTGCGGCAAAAAAAGACCGTTTCAGGGAATTGAAGATAGCAATTTCTATTACTTTTGTCCTGGGTCTGGCTTTTCTGTTTATGCAGTTTGAAGGATGGAAGAAGCTCGTTGAAATGAATGTTTATTTCGTGGGCAATCCGTCAGGATCGTTTTTTTATGTGTTTACAGGATTGCATGGATTGCACCTGATTAGTGGTATTATCGTGCTGATGTTTTCACTGGCAGCTGCAGTTCGGATGAATGTTCATTCAAAAAACCTTCGGAAAATCGAGATATGTGTAACATACTGGCATTTTCTGGACATACTTTGGATATACCTTTTTGTTTTTTTATTGACTTTTAAATAA
- the murI gene encoding glutamate racemase, giving the protein MLNSSAPIGIFDSGIGGMTVASAVTRLLGQENTIYFGDTAHLPYGDKSTAAIQAYSIKICNMLIQQNCKLILIACNSASAAAYELVKEYVGSKAKVMNVIDPIVDYIKEHYEGKTIGLIGTKQTVLSNVYKKKVDALDKGINLKSLATPLLAPMIEEGFFDNNISESIITSYLSDSVLTGIEALILGCTHYPLIKNQIQTFYEGKVEILDSSEIVARSLKGFLEQHYLLNEKGEGRRQFFVSDYTQSFEQSTEIFFGKQIQLEHYPLWE; this is encoded by the coding sequence ATGCTTAATTCATCTGCACCTATCGGTATTTTCGACAGTGGAATCGGGGGAATGACGGTTGCCAGCGCGGTTACCCGGCTCCTTGGACAAGAAAACACGATCTACTTCGGTGACACTGCCCATTTACCTTATGGGGACAAATCAACCGCTGCGATTCAGGCGTATTCGATCAAAATATGCAACATGCTGATTCAGCAGAATTGTAAACTGATCCTCATAGCCTGTAACTCGGCATCTGCTGCGGCATACGAGCTGGTTAAAGAGTATGTAGGCAGTAAGGCGAAGGTGATGAATGTAATTGACCCCATCGTCGACTACATCAAGGAACATTATGAGGGTAAAACCATTGGGCTGATTGGTACCAAGCAAACCGTGCTGTCCAATGTTTACAAAAAGAAAGTGGATGCGCTGGACAAAGGAATTAACCTGAAGTCGCTTGCTACGCCGCTGCTGGCACCTATGATTGAAGAGGGTTTTTTCGACAACAACATCAGTGAAAGTATTATCACCAGCTATCTTTCAGACAGTGTGCTGACCGGTATTGAAGCATTGATTCTGGGATGCACCCATTATCCTTTAATCAAAAATCAGATTCAGACGTTTTATGAAGGCAAAGTAGAAATTCTTGATTCATCTGAGATCGTTGCTCGGTCATTGAAAGGTTTTCTGGAACAACATTATTTGCTGAACGAAAAAGGAGAAGGCAGAAGGCAGTTCTTTGTATCCGATTACACCCAGTCGTTCGAGCAATCCACTGAGATATTTTTTGGTAAACAGATTCAGCTGGAACATTATCCACTTTGGGAATAG